One window of Hymenobacter canadensis genomic DNA carries:
- a CDS encoding nucleotide pyrophosphohydrolase: MSNSIDDLLRQLREFRDERDWAQFHNSKYLALALSIEAAELNELFLWKKPEEANPERVQEELADVLLYAFQLADKYGWDILQLMQNKIEQNAEKYPADKARGSAQKYDELL, from the coding sequence ATGAGTAACTCCATTGACGACCTCCTCCGGCAACTGCGTGAGTTTCGCGACGAGCGGGACTGGGCGCAGTTCCATAACTCCAAGTATCTGGCCCTGGCCTTAAGCATTGAGGCCGCCGAACTCAATGAACTGTTCCTTTGGAAGAAGCCCGAAGAGGCTAACCCTGAACGAGTACAGGAAGAGTTGGCGGACGTGTTGCTCTACGCATTTCAACTGGCCGATAAATACGGCTGGGATATCCTGCAACTCATGCAGAATAAGATTGAGCAGAACGCCGAAAAGTACCCGGCTGACAAGGCCCGTGGATCGGCCCAAAAGTATGATGAGCTTCTGTAA